TTGATTTCAAGGTGAGGCTGAAAACCTTTGGCACGTCCCTCGTATAATTGGGTACAACAAATTATATTTGTAACAACTTGAGCACACCTATGTCTTTAATCCTTCTGTTGGAATGACACCTCGAACAACAGCACACAAGCCGGTACATCAGAACTCACCcacactgttaaaaaaaaaagggggggggagggtcACATCAAGTTCACTATTGCGGAACATGTGGACATAGTTTGCATTAAGGAGGATAAAGTTCACAAGGTCACCGATTACACAGACCATTTTACAAGAAAAACTAATCACTACAGTATGTGTGCTCATTTCTATATTTCTGGATGAAGCTGAAGAGCGTTCACCCGTGATTACAAGAAATGAGGCAATCCTCTTGCATGGTGTCTGACTGTGTCCACCACAGAGTTGGAACAGAATTCTGCCATGCAGTCTCAGGTTTTTCTCCCATTAACAATAATTATGCCACATTTCTGTCTGAATCTTATTGTTGATATTGTATTTGTCATTCATTAGATGCTATTGTACTGGATGACAGGAGAttgtgaaagtgcacctcattTTGTGGCCCAGGAGATGAAATGCTTGCGTGGCATGGTCTTCGGCTCGGAAGTCAATATTTAATGATTTTCTGTGGAAAACGAAAAAATTTCATCATATTGATATTAGTCAGAAATAATGTTCTACTCAATAACACAGCAAATGTTTATTAGCTAAATCCTTGGAATGTTCAACTTTAGTTTGGTAAGAAAATGTTAATCACTGACAGCAGAATGAGTTGAGGGATTGCTCATTCATTGTAAAGTCTGTGAAAATTGTTTATTTCGCATGGTGTCTGACTGAGTTTACTACTTCACGAGTAAATCAGAATTCGGCCATGCGTTCAAACACGTGTTTCCAGCAATGTTACCAGTTAAACAAATAATTCAGTTAAATGTCCAGTAATTCCATTAACATTTTAGATTATATTTTTTCCCTTAGTAGATAAAATACAGTTGTTTATTTTGATCAGTACTTGAATCAGAAGCTCGAAGTACATTACACAAAGAAATGCTAACAGGCTAAAGCTAATTCAAGGCAATTTATAACCTATATAGCCAGGAGTTACCGCTCACTTTTCTATAAGAAATACACattcttccacattttcaatgttcagggaacacaAACCTCAAAAGGAAACCATTTCAATTGAGGGAAGTTTGTTTCCGCAGTGCTTTTCTTTCCTTGTCGCGATGTCCTTGCTTCTTGTCGGTTCAGCATTTCTGAGCTCAGGGGCAGGCCGTCTGATCTGCTGAAGGGGCGGGATCATTGCGACGAGAGCCCTGATTGGTCATACCCGCTGACGTCCTATCAGATGAGTGTGGGCGGTCCTTCACCGGCTTGGCTCTGATTGGTGCAACTCGCTTGTTCTTTTTCTGGGTCGTACACTAACTGATGCTTCTGTGTGCAGTGGTCGGTCAGTGGTTGTCGCTTCCCTACCTCTTGTTCCTTTACACCGCTGCTACTTTTTCGTAAGTATTACTCCCGAACGACTTGTTCTTTTGTTCGATTTCCTCTACGTCGTCCTTTTATTCGTTTCACATCAAGTTGATCTTTCAGCAGCTGCTGTCAACTGACCAGATCGCAAAAAACAGAATAGATTTGGGTAAAATAGAACTGTTTTAACTTCATCAAATGTCAGCGGTTCATCATCACGCATGACGGACGATATAGTGTCTCGTCAATCAGCTTGCCTGCTCCATTGCATTCTTGTAATTAGATGTTTCCTTACTTCAGCGTTGTAGCGAATTATGTGGACGGTGAGTGACGGGTGACGCAACAGTGGCAGACGATGTCCACCATGGCCCCATCCTATGTTTTGTTTAAGCAGTCGCTATTATGCAACCACGTATTGTTGTTAAAATTTGAGCCGTTTTGTCGTATTTATTTATGGATTTTGCTGTTCATTGGACATCATGTGTAGATCAGCTCAGAGCTTTGTTCATGTCAGCTGTGGCAAATGTACTTGCACTTTTGTGGAAGTACAAGTTCCAAAGCAAAAGTTAAAGTACCGgttttaaataaatcaaaagaaAGTCCTACAAGGAAATGAGAAATAAAAGTCAAAAATGATTGCATATACGTAGTTTCTGTTAGCTCTGTTTCAGACTTTCACATGTTGACATTTGGGATGCAATGGTCACAATACAATATTACCACGATAGGAACCTCACAATACAATTACTATCATGGTATTGTGTGGTGGGTGgcgatataaaaaaaattctcaatactgtaaaaaacaatattctaaaaaaaaaaaaaagctcattgtATCAAGGTACATGTACGTAGTTTATAATGTTGTGTTTGGCTGAAGCAGGCAttatcatttcatttttgtttagtCCTGACTGCAAATAATCCTTCTCTTCACAGCACTGCAATGTCTACAATGTCAGAGACAAAGGAACTTTTTAGGAGAGCAGATGCTGTCTGTTTTGACGTGGACAGCACGGTTATCAAAGAGGAAGGCATTGATGAACTGGCAAAGTTCTGCGGTGTTGGGGATGCAGTCACCGAAATGTAAAAACATTCCTCTTCAAAACGACGTTTTCCCCGCCGATGTTATCACACGAAACCTGACTTCATTTGTACGTTATAGGACTCGTAAAGCCATGGGTGGCTCGGTGACTTTCAAATCAGCCTTGACTGAGCGCCTCGCCATCATTAAATGTTCCAGGGAACAGGTCAACAAACTGATCACAGACCACCCACCACAGCTGACCCCAGGTATCAGGTATGAGAGGCAACCCCcccatgtttgttttcttttgtttcacttACAGCATTCTGTACTAGACTACTTTAGGAAAGGACTACAAGTTATTGAAAGCTTTGGGAAAGACACTCCAATGTATTTTGCTGAGAACATTTTATGAGCCATCTTAATGATTAGCAACCTAAGTGAGAATTTATAATATTAGCTGTCACAAGAGGACATAGCCCACAATCTTCTTTCGAGTTCCCTCCGTACATGTTTGGGATGGGATTTTGTGCACTTTTAACTTTAAACCTGGCTTCTTGTGATCTCATATTGTTTTGAGTTCCCTTGAGATCTGAGAGTTTTTGTTGCTCTAACCATCAGATCTTATGATGTGCACTGAACGACTGCCATGCCCGGACATAAATATGCCTTTCCCACACTAACCACTGGACGGTGATTATCCTGATCATTGATTTCCTTCCGTGTTCATATCCAGGGACCTTGTGGAGCGCCTCCACCAACGCAACATCAAGGTGTTCCTCATTTCAGGCGGCTTCCGCTGCATTGTGGAACATGTGGCCACTCAGCTTAACATTCCTTTAGAAAACATCTACGCCAACCGACTCAAATTCTACTTCAATGGTAAGAATACTGGAGTGAGACTTCATCCCCATCTCCAAAAATGTCCCCAACATGACATTATTTTAAGAAGTAATGGATTAAATGTGGTTATGTTTAGGTGAGTACGCTGGATTTGATGAGAGCCAGCCGACAGCAGAGAGCGGGGGAAAAGGCAAAGTCATTAGCATGCTGAAGGAAAAGTACGGCTTCAAGACAGTGGTGATGATTGGAGATGGAGCCACAGATCTCGAGGCCTGCCCTCCAGCTGTGAGTATTCACGTTAATGGTTGCATTTGAATATTCAGGCTATTTATATCCATTGTATTGAAAATCAATGGGGTTGATTTGTCTTTCCCCTCTATAGAATGCCTTCATTGGATTTGGTGGCAATGTGGTGAGGCCACAGGTTAAAGAGATGAGTTTGTGGTATGTTACAAGTTTTGGAGAGCTGCTAAAAGAAATGGAAAAGATTTGATGACCTTAAAAAGAGTAcatttactctttttttttttttaacaaatgttaTTTGCACCAAAAGCTCTGATGGTTTTATCCATCGTAAATACTCCATTTATGTCAACAGATTCTAAATCAATGTTTACTATATTCTGACAATTTATCCTTTACTTTTAAATACCCGCTGCCTGTGTGGAGGGCCaacatttttgtgttttaggcACTTTTTTCATTTCAGACTTACTCCTACACAATGGGAAGTGCAATGTGAAACAAATTAATTATATATGGATAATTGTAATCAGTCACGCGAAGGATAGGCTGCATTGTAAAGATTGAGTTTTAAACACAGACAAATGTTGCTTGAATTGCTTTAATTCTGTGTCATTATTGCCCTagaaagacaaaataaagaCACGTATCATGTTTTTCTGATAAAATCTGACATTATGTTGCGGCGTGAATGCCCATGTTGTGGTTTATCATTACTCCCCCTGAAAATACCTTACATCAGATATTtaaacaatatttttaaaacaaggCATGCTTTGTTCACACAAGGGCAAAAAAAAGTTACACTTACAAACAAGACTAAGAAACTTGATAACCGGATTGTGTAAAAACTccacaaaagacagaaaaaaaacccatgatGAAATTCAGTCAAAAATATTAACTTCTTGAAAATAAGtatcacacattgatattgtcaACTTTGGAACGCAAAGTTCAGATGTTATGCCAGCTAACATTGTAACGATTAATGAATGTTACGCTCAATAAATAAAAGTCCCTCAGCGGTTATGATAGGTACACGACTCTTAAACTTTACATACCATGGctgcattgttttattttatcaaTATACTTTGGTAGCCTCTAATCTTGTTCATCAATGATTAGCTTCCATGTGGCAGAGGCCACGTTGGAATAAATGACCATGCAGTGGCATAAGGCAGTAGAGTTGTAAGGGTTTGTTTCAGAGCAAATCTTGACCTACCCAAAATACTGAAAAGGACTTGACACGAATGTTTGACAATTTGGTAGTTTGCGCTTGTTTCTAGGTAGATGCCTGGCAATATAAATATTGCAAAGCATCATAGATAAGAGTATTTTGAAGTTAGCAAGTACTCTCTGCAGTCTCATGCTTGAACCCACCACAATAAGTATATGTACTCCTTTAGCTGTCCTTATACATCAGTCACCAACTCCTGATATGACAATAATGATGAAAGAAAGAGGCATGTAGTTTGATAGCACGGAAACGGTCAGATCTGATGCTCTTGGGTCACTCATTGCGAGAGGCTTCAGTCTTCACTTCAGAGGTGATGCCTTGGTGGGGATCATAATTCGGGAATCCATATGTTGGATGAGAGGAACTGTGGGGGAACAGGCGAATGTGAGCAACAGGTTTTATAATTCCTTTGGCAAATATGCAATGCTGCTTGTACCATGTGTTGACAAATACTTGAATCAATCAACAAAAACGATTAATCACTCAAAGCTAATTTGctggagtttttattttttttaaatagtgttTGCCCACCTGTATAGTAGACCACCTCGTGCCAGCCTTCCTCTTGCCACGCACCGCTCCTTGTGTCCTCTCTGGATTGGAGGTCTTTGTAGgctaaaagaaacaaaacattttacaaCTCAAGACCATTCACTACAGAAACAGCTTTGATGTGCCTCCAACAACTACAATAAATAATCAGGTTGACAAACCAGTGGCCGACAGTCCTCCATTTAAGAAAATTAATTTAGCTAACCCCAGACACTGCAAAAATTCTCCCAGTTTTATCCATGTCACTTGGAGTGTGGTGGccttacaaaaatattttatttcaaaacgcTTTCATCCTATACAGCATTTTTTCAAATCGAGCTGGTTTCTTGACATTACCCCAGAGGTGATGAACCATGTAGAGGTTGCCAATCTGTGAGAAAAACCCTCCGACCGCTTCACTGTTTTGCTGGCGTAGTCGAATAGCTCTCGCcctgccaaaaacaacaaaacagtcATTTAAATCACGTACAATCTGGTCAGTGTACAAAGAAGAAGAGTAATCAGATATTTCATGCCTGAAAATTGAAGACTCTTTATCACAGTTATGGATTAGCTATAGTGGACATACTAGTGTGATGACAGTGTGACTGCGGACAATTTTTGAAAAAGTAGCACTCACTAATAACATTCAGTCCGGCAAGCCCCCAAAACCTTCTTATTTACAATCTATTACAACTAACTATCTCGCAGAATGATAATGTTTTGTCTCGCTGCAGTGTTGTACTAGTTCAGTAAAAAGAGCAAATAACGATTATTTGATCTGGACTGA
This genomic window from Syngnathus typhle isolate RoL2023-S1 ecotype Sweden linkage group LG6, RoL_Styp_1.0, whole genome shotgun sequence contains:
- the psph gene encoding phosphoserine phosphatase, which encodes MLLCAVVGQWLSLPYLLFLYTAATFSTAMSTMSETKELFRRADAVCFDVDSTVIKEEGIDELAKFCGVGDAVTEMTRKAMGGSVTFKSALTERLAIIKCSREQVNKLITDHPPQLTPGIRDLVERLHQRNIKVFLISGGFRCIVEHVATQLNIPLENIYANRLKFYFNGEYAGFDESQPTAESGGKGKVISMLKEKYGFKTVVMIGDGATDLEACPPANAFIGFGGNVVRPQVKEMSLWYVTSFGELLKEMEKI